GTCGATCCGATCGGGGGAGCCTCGGACGTGGCGCGGTGGCCCCTGGCGGCCACCGGCGCGTCGATCTACTGGACCGGGCTGAACAAGGGAAAGCGTTCGGCCACCATCGATCTGAGGTCGCCGGAGGGCCAAGGGCTGGTCCAGCGACTGATCGTCGAGGGCGACGGCATCGTGGTGACAAATGCCGCCGGCCTGCGCTGGCTGAGTCATGATCTGTTGGCCGCCAGGCGTTCCGACGTCATCCACGTCCAGCTGCTGGGCCGCGGCGACGGCTCCACCGGGGTGGACTACACCGTTAACGCGGGCATCGGCTTTCCGCTCGTCACCGGGCCGGTCGAGCATGCCGGTCCGGTGAACCATGTGTTGCCGGCCTGGGACGTGTGCTGTGGCCTATATGCGGCGCTGGCCGTCGTCGCGGCCGTCCACCGCCGTGACCAGTCCGGGGTGGGTGCGCGCATCAGCCTGGCACTTGAGGACGTCGCGCTGGCCACGGCGGGAAATCTAGGGCTGTTGACCGAGCCCCAGGTGAACGGGACGCAACGCCAGCGTCTGGGCAACGCCATCTACGGTCAGTACGGCCAGGATTTCACCAGTCGCGACGGGGTCGCGTTCATGGTTGTCACGTTGACCGGGAGGCATTTTCACGATCTGGTCGAGGTGACGGGCACCCGGGCCGCGGTGTCGGCGCTCGCCGAGGCTCTGGGCGTGGACTTTGCCGACGAAGGCGGCCGCTACCGGTATCGCGATGCACTGTCCGGCCTGTTCGCCACCTGGTTCGCCGATCGTACGGCGGAGGAAATCGCCGCGGCATTGTCGGACACCACGGTGTTGTTCGAGCAGTACCGGACTTTCGCGGAGGTCGCGGCGGGCCCGAAGGTGACCGCCAATCCGCTGTTTTCGCGGCTGCACCAACCCGGTGTCGGCGACTATCTGGCGCCGGGCATGCCGACCGCATTCGATGGCGCCCATCCCGCCAGTTCGCCCGCGCCCGCCTTGGGACGGGACACCGCGGACGTCCTTAGCCAGTTCCTGGGATTGACGACCGCCGACATCGCGCGGTTGACAAGAGCGAAGACAATAGGGGTAGCCAGCACATGACCAGACTCGCTCAGACACTCGGCCTCACCGAAATCCAGACCGAGATCATCACTACGGTAAGGCAATTCGTCGAGAAGGAAGTCATTCCCAACGCGCCGGCGCTCGAACGCGGCGACACCTACCCGCAAGACATCGTGGACCAGATGCGCGACATGGGCCTGTTCGGTTTGATGATCCCGCAGGAGTATGGCGGGCTGGGGGAATCGCTGCTGACCTACGCGCTGTGTGTCGAGGAGCTGGCACGCGGGTGGATGAGCGTGTCCGGGGTGCTCAATACGCACTTCATCGTCGCGCACATGCTGCGCCAGCACGGCACCGAAGCACAAAAGCAGCGCTTCCTCCCGCGCATGGCGAGTGGCGATTCTCGCGGCGCGTTCTCGATGTCTGAGCCGGAGCTTGGCTCCGACGTCGCCGCGATCCGAACCCGGGCGCGACGCAACCCCGACGGCACCTACACCATCGACGGCCAAAAGATGTGGTTGACCAACGGCGCCAGTTCGACGCTGATCGCCGTGCTGGTGCGCACCGACGAGGGCGCGGACCAGCCGCACCGCAACCTGACCGCGTTCCTCGTCGAGAAGCCAACGGGTTTCGGCGAAGTAGTGCCAGGACTGACGATTCCCGGCAAGATCGACAAGCTGGGATACAAGGGCATCGACACCACCGAACTCGTCTTCGCCGGCTATCGCGCCAGCGCCGACGACATCCTCGGCGCCACCCCGGGGCTAGGCTTCTTCCAGATGATGGACGGCATCGAAGTCGGCCGGGTCAACGTGTCGGCACGAGCGTGTGGTGTTGGCATTCGGGCCTTCGAGCTCGCAGTGCGCTACGCCCAGCAACGCCATACCTTCGGCAAGCCGATCGCCGAACACCAGGCCATCGCCTTCCAGTTGGCCGAGATGGCAACCAAAGTCGAAGCGGCGCACCTGATGATGGTGAACGCGGCGCGGTTGAAGGACTCGGGTGAACGCAACGACCTGGCCGCCGGCATGGCCAAATACCTTGCCAGCGAGTACTGTTCCGAGGTCACCCAGCAGAGCTTCCGCATTCACGGCGGTTACGGCTACTGCAAGGAGTATGAGATCGAGCGGCTGATGCGCGATGCGCCATTCCTGCTCATCGGCGAGGGAACCAGCGAAATCCAAAAGTCCATCATCAGCAAGCGGCTGCTGGCCGAGTATCGGGTGTGAGGCGATGACCGCCCCGGATTTCACTGCGCGGCCGCAACTTTCCGAGGATGTCGCACGCTTTGTCCGTAAGCGGATCTTCGACGGCAGCTACGCAGCGGGGTCCTACATTCGCCTGGACCAACTGGCCGTGGAATTGGGCATCAGCGTCACGCCGGTGCGTGAAGCGCTGCTCGCCCTGCGCGCCGAAGGTTTGATCGCGCAGCAGCCGCGCCGGGGCTTCGTGGTGTTGCCGGTAACCGGGCGAGACCTGGCCGACGTCGCGAACGTGCAGGCTCACGTCGGTGGCGAGCTCGCCGCGCGGGCCGCGTTGAACATCACCGACGACCAGCTGCGCGAGCTCAACGGAATCCAGGTCCAGTTGGAGGCGGCCTACGCCGGTGATGACGACGAACGGACGGTTCGGCTCAACCACGAGTTTCACCGGGCCATCAACGTTGCGGCCGACTCGCCCAAGCTTGCCCAGCTGATGTCGCAGATTACCCGCTACGCACCGGAATCGGTGTTTCCCGCGATCGAAGGATGGCCGGCCCAGTCGATCAGGGATCACCGGCGGGTGTTGTCCGCGTTGCAGAAGCACGACGATAAGCTCGCCCGCGCGGCTATGTCGGAGCATCTCGCCGCGGGCGCAGCTCCGTTGATCGACCACCTGATCTCGCGTGGGGTGATTGCAGAGGCGCCATAACGCGATCCGCCGATGGCTACCGTGGGGCGCCGGCCTTGGACCGTCCACGCGCAACGGGCGACTTGGCCGCCTTGCGTGCCCGGGACGGGGCTGACTTCGTGGCCTTCTTGCCCTCCTCGATCAATCGGCCGGCATGGTCGAGGATGCATTCGAGCCCATATTCGAAGTTCGTCTCGTCGGGGGCCCCGATGCGGTGACCCTTGCCGGTCACTCGAGCGATCAGCGGTGTGGTCTGGGGATCAATGGCCACGGCGTCCTCGATGGCGCGGGGTCCGTTGTCCGACGACTGATTCTTTTCGTAGAGCCGATGCAGCACCACTGATCCGCGGACATGGACCGAAACCGCCGAGTAGGTGTCGAAGGCGTCTTCGGGCGAGAGTCCCGCCTCCACCAGGTTGGCGATCGCCCGCTCCATCTCCTGAGCGCCCACGCGCGCCGCCTTGGGGCTCAGCGCCGCCCGAATCAAAATCAGATCGCACAATATCGGGTTGCCCATGAACGTCTTCCGCATCAAGCGGGCATGATTGCGCAGCGTTTCACGCCAGTCGCTGGCTTCAACGTACGGGGTGGCGAATACATACTTGCTCAAGGCGCGGTCGGTCATCGCATTGAGCAGATCGTCCTTCTTGCGGAAGTACCAGTAGATGCTGGTGACGCCGACACCGAGGTGTTTGCCAAGAAGCGGCATGCTCAGGTTGTCTATTGACACCTGCTCCGCGAGTTCGAATGCGCCGCTGATGATGTCATCGGGATTGATGGACCCGCGCTCGCGTCGCTGACGCTTGTCTGCGGTTGTCTGCTTTGCCACTACGGGCACCTCCATCAACATCTAGCCCACGCCTGCGGCCGGTGATGACCATCAACCTTACCGGTGGTGCGGTTTTTCGTCTGCTACTGTAAAACCTATCGTAGGCTTTTTGGTAAATGCACTTCTTGGGTTGATACGCGTCATGGATCTAGGCCTGGCGAATGCCGCCACAGTGGTGATCGCGTCCCAGTCGCTGGTCGGCCGGGCCACGTCGATCGGTGTCGACGGCAACGATCCCTATCACCTGATGGACGCGATCGCCGAGCACTTCGGACATCCGG
This is a stretch of genomic DNA from Mycobacterium lacus. It encodes these proteins:
- a CDS encoding GntR family transcriptional regulator → MTAPDFTARPQLSEDVARFVRKRIFDGSYAAGSYIRLDQLAVELGISVTPVREALLALRAEGLIAQQPRRGFVVLPVTGRDLADVANVQAHVGGELAARAALNITDDQLRELNGIQVQLEAAYAGDDDERTVRLNHEFHRAINVAADSPKLAQLMSQITRYAPESVFPAIEGWPAQSIRDHRRVLSALQKHDDKLARAAMSEHLAAGAAPLIDHLISRGVIAEAP
- a CDS encoding TetR/AcrR family transcriptional regulator produces the protein MEVPVVAKQTTADKRQRRERGSINPDDIISGAFELAEQVSIDNLSMPLLGKHLGVGVTSIYWYFRKKDDLLNAMTDRALSKYVFATPYVEASDWRETLRNHARLMRKTFMGNPILCDLILIRAALSPKAARVGAQEMERAIANLVEAGLSPEDAFDTYSAVSVHVRGSVVLHRLYEKNQSSDNGPRAIEDAVAIDPQTTPLIARVTGKGHRIGAPDETNFEYGLECILDHAGRLIEEGKKATKSAPSRARKAAKSPVARGRSKAGAPR
- a CDS encoding CoA transferase yields the protein MNGARLPLTGISVIEVSSFVAAPLCGMTLSQLGAQVIRVDPIGGASDVARWPLAATGASIYWTGLNKGKRSATIDLRSPEGQGLVQRLIVEGDGIVVTNAAGLRWLSHDLLAARRSDVIHVQLLGRGDGSTGVDYTVNAGIGFPLVTGPVEHAGPVNHVLPAWDVCCGLYAALAVVAAVHRRDQSGVGARISLALEDVALATAGNLGLLTEPQVNGTQRQRLGNAIYGQYGQDFTSRDGVAFMVVTLTGRHFHDLVEVTGTRAAVSALAEALGVDFADEGGRYRYRDALSGLFATWFADRTAEEIAAALSDTTVLFEQYRTFAEVAAGPKVTANPLFSRLHQPGVGDYLAPGMPTAFDGAHPASSPAPALGRDTADVLSQFLGLTTADIARLTRAKTIGVAST
- a CDS encoding acyl-CoA dehydrogenase family protein, coding for MTRLAQTLGLTEIQTEIITTVRQFVEKEVIPNAPALERGDTYPQDIVDQMRDMGLFGLMIPQEYGGLGESLLTYALCVEELARGWMSVSGVLNTHFIVAHMLRQHGTEAQKQRFLPRMASGDSRGAFSMSEPELGSDVAAIRTRARRNPDGTYTIDGQKMWLTNGASSTLIAVLVRTDEGADQPHRNLTAFLVEKPTGFGEVVPGLTIPGKIDKLGYKGIDTTELVFAGYRASADDILGATPGLGFFQMMDGIEVGRVNVSARACGVGIRAFELAVRYAQQRHTFGKPIAEHQAIAFQLAEMATKVEAAHLMMVNAARLKDSGERNDLAAGMAKYLASEYCSEVTQQSFRIHGGYGYCKEYEIERLMRDAPFLLIGEGTSEIQKSIISKRLLAEYRV